A region from the Natronoarchaeum mannanilyticum genome encodes:
- a CDS encoding DUF2309 domain-containing protein — protein sequence MSEDNHSGTVGPHSVRARVDNAAESIGRVWPLYADVAANPLSGFEDLPFDEAVTRGEALYGGRGYPPADYFRRAWERGEIDPDLLSERLAAAGFEDDPEALLDRMADAEDESPGEAGDDPLDRLLSKWLAAFLDQGETAWAMPNREEGFYAAWSALAKYDADIPASETPVASFYRDRLTDLPDTAMEALYAVLADHSEERWEEIFEHHLAALPGWTGLIKQREQDENNPWQDAYPITLVDYLAVRLILAKHMGEPIAPEASAESTGDADEEPPLPEVWLDAWEESYRRDLVDAVDASVGASTSGSEADADAPTPRSADAAAATASPDGGETVADADPEPASSGGDVDAPAAQLVFCIDTRSEIIRRHIEDSGPYETHGYAGFFGIPIRHEEYGEHVSTDSCPVMVDPKHRVAERPTEDAPAERHDRWSSLSHAGHKLMKSLKNDVAGAFGFVEGAGGFFGAALTARTLLPSRMYDLRENAGAPRDEAFCEPGVDHPDEAGEDDSEPGTASPPADELSSETAAEETLALEPEHDLPAGISTEQRTYYAEAAFDLMGWDEFAPVVVFAGHASQTVNNPYESSIDCGACAGSSGVPNARALAEICNDPEVRANLRERGHEIPEETVFVAAEHNTTTDEVTLFADADARERHPDVFERLEADLETAREGATAERVETIDGEAPAESARETERRAADWAEPRPEIGLSGNAGFVIGRRELTSDADLDGRAFLHTYDWATDPDGDALENIMVGPLVVVQMISAQYYFSTVDNDVYGSGTKVTHNPVGKVGVYQGNGGDIRMGLPFQSLHDDAGEAYHSPLRLTTLIQAPVDRIERILSENEAVRRLFDNGWLKLTVLDPERGNEAFHYRGDLEWESEREVPPAAAPPASAD from the coding sequence ATGAGTGAAGACAACCACTCGGGCACTGTTGGGCCGCACTCGGTGCGCGCTCGCGTCGACAACGCGGCCGAGAGCATCGGCCGGGTCTGGCCGCTGTACGCAGACGTGGCGGCCAACCCGCTGTCGGGATTCGAGGATCTGCCGTTCGACGAGGCGGTGACGCGGGGCGAAGCGCTCTACGGCGGCCGCGGCTACCCGCCCGCCGACTACTTCCGGCGGGCCTGGGAGCGCGGCGAGATCGACCCCGATCTGCTGTCCGAGCGCCTCGCTGCCGCCGGGTTCGAGGACGACCCCGAGGCGCTGCTCGACCGGATGGCGGACGCCGAAGACGAATCTCCGGGCGAGGCTGGCGACGACCCCCTCGACCGGCTGCTCTCGAAGTGGCTCGCCGCATTCCTCGATCAGGGCGAGACCGCGTGGGCCATGCCGAACCGGGAGGAGGGGTTCTACGCGGCCTGGAGCGCCCTCGCGAAGTACGACGCCGACATCCCCGCGTCGGAGACGCCGGTGGCGTCGTTCTACCGCGACCGGCTGACCGACCTGCCCGACACGGCGATGGAGGCGCTGTACGCCGTCCTCGCCGACCACTCCGAGGAGCGCTGGGAGGAGATCTTCGAGCACCACCTCGCTGCGCTGCCGGGCTGGACCGGGCTGATCAAGCAGCGCGAGCAAGACGAGAACAACCCCTGGCAGGACGCCTACCCGATCACGCTGGTCGACTACCTCGCGGTGCGCCTGATCCTCGCCAAGCACATGGGCGAGCCGATCGCGCCCGAGGCGAGCGCCGAGTCCACGGGCGACGCGGACGAGGAGCCGCCGCTCCCCGAGGTCTGGCTCGACGCCTGGGAGGAGAGCTACCGGCGGGATCTCGTCGACGCCGTCGACGCGTCGGTCGGCGCGTCGACGTCGGGTTCCGAGGCGGACGCCGACGCGCCGACGCCGAGGTCCGCCGACGCCGCGGCGGCGACGGCGTCGCCCGACGGCGGCGAGACGGTGGCCGACGCAGACCCGGAACCGGCGTCCAGCGGCGGCGACGTCGACGCGCCGGCCGCCCAGCTCGTGTTCTGCATCGACACCCGCTCGGAGATCATCCGGCGGCACATCGAGGACTCCGGGCCCTACGAGACCCACGGGTACGCCGGCTTCTTCGGCATCCCGATCAGACACGAGGAGTACGGCGAGCACGTCTCGACCGACTCCTGCCCGGTGATGGTCGATCCCAAGCACCGCGTCGCCGAGCGTCCGACCGAGGACGCGCCGGCCGAGCGCCACGACCGCTGGAGTTCGCTGTCCCACGCGGGCCACAAGCTGATGAAGTCGCTCAAGAACGACGTCGCGGGCGCGTTCGGCTTCGTCGAGGGCGCCGGCGGGTTCTTCGGCGCGGCGCTGACCGCCCGGACCCTGCTGCCCTCGCGGATGTACGACCTCCGGGAGAACGCGGGCGCGCCGCGTGACGAGGCGTTCTGCGAGCCCGGCGTCGACCATCCCGACGAGGCGGGCGAGGACGACTCCGAACCCGGGACCGCGTCGCCGCCCGCCGACGAGCTGTCTTCGGAGACGGCCGCCGAGGAGACGCTCGCGCTCGAACCCGAACACGACCTCCCGGCGGGGATCTCGACCGAGCAGCGCACCTACTACGCCGAGGCCGCCTTCGATCTGATGGGCTGGGACGAGTTTGCACCGGTCGTCGTGTTCGCCGGCCACGCCAGCCAGACGGTGAACAACCCCTACGAGTCGAGCATCGACTGCGGCGCCTGCGCCGGCAGCTCCGGCGTCCCGAACGCCCGCGCGCTGGCCGAGATCTGCAACGACCCCGAGGTCCGCGCGAACCTGCGCGAGCGCGGCCACGAGATCCCCGAGGAGACGGTGTTCGTCGCCGCCGAGCACAACACGACGACCGACGAGGTCACCCTCTTTGCCGACGCGGACGCCCGGGAGCGCCATCCCGACGTGTTCGAGCGGCTCGAAGCGGATCTCGAGACGGCCCGAGAGGGTGCGACCGCCGAGCGCGTCGAGACGATCGACGGCGAGGCGCCCGCCGAGAGCGCGCGGGAGACCGAGCGTCGCGCGGCCGACTGGGCCGAACCGCGCCCCGAGATCGGCCTCTCGGGTAACGCCGGGTTCGTCATCGGACGCCGCGAGCTGACCAGCGACGCCGACCTCGACGGGCGCGCCTTCCTCCACACGTACGACTGGGCGACCGACCCCGACGGCGACGCCCTCGAGAACATCATGGTCGGACCGCTGGTCGTCGTCCAGATGATCAGCGCCCAGTACTACTTCTCGACGGTCGACAACGACGTCTACGGGAGCGGCACGAAGGTCACGCACAACCCCGTCGGGAAGGTCGGCGTCTACCAGGGCAACGGCGGCGACATCCGGATGGGGCTGCCGTTCCAGTCGCTCCACGACGACGCCGGCGAGGCGTACCACTCGCCGCTGCGCCTGACGACGCTGATTCAGGCGCCCGTCGATCGGATCGAACGGATCCTCAGCGAGAACGAGGCGGTCCGCCGACTCTTCGACAACGGTTGGCTGAAACTGACCGTGCTGGACCCCGAACGAGGGAACGAGGCGTTCCACTACCGGGGCGATCTGGAGTGGGAGTCCGAGCGGGAGGTCCCGCCCGCCGCCGCGCCGCCGGCGTCCGCGGACTGA